AGAAATCGATCCGCGTAAAGGTGAGATGATTGGAGTTTTTATTATTGAGTCTGAAAATGAAGAGTTATTAACAAAACAAATTGAATTATTTAGAAACAAAAAAACTGTTGTTCAAAGTCAAATTGACTTAGACTCTAGTGATATAGAATCAAGATTAACAAATTTTGAATTACGTATTGAGAAGAAGCTTAATGACTTAATAGAAAAGGTTTCAAACAAACAAAAACTGGAAATTGAAAATAAAGAGCTTAAAAATAATTTAGCTAATAAAATTGAACCTTTAGAAATTTTCAACAAACTTCAAGTAGCTAAACTAGCTTTTAGATTGAAGAGTGCTGGTTTATCTGAAAAAATTGCTGCTAAGATTGCTGACAGTATAGAAAAAGAACGAAATAAAAAAGAATTTGAATCGTTAGAAGATATAGTAAACCGGGTAAAAATTTCAAGTGGTAAAAGACAAGTTAAAGGTATATCTAGCGAGAGAATGATTAAGATTGTTGATAGCTGGTCTCGCACTTTATTTATTTAAATTCAAATTATATTTGAGTCCAATAAAAATTCGAGGCTAACATGGAAAATTTAGAATCCAGAATCCTAGAAATATTAAAGCTTGGTACTCCTTTGAGAGCAGCAAAAATTGCTGAGTTTTTGGAAGTTGAAAGACGAGAAGTAAACCAATGCCTATACTCCTCATTAAAACAGCTAGTTGTTCAAGACAGCGACTATAAATGGTCATTAAAGACAAATGAAATAGCTAATAATCAACGTATTCCAACTCAATTGCCAACACCTATACGTCAAGATACATCATATAGGTTTACTATAAAAGATCTCCCAGAAGAGAATCCAGTTACTTCCCCAAGTATTCCCAGTCCATCGTCACAACCAATAAGACAAAGTAGTTCTTATGAATTTGTGAGAAGAGAACTTGCTCAAGTATCTTCAGAAGAAAAGATAAAAATTATAGAAAATACTTTTAGACAAGAGAAATTTTCCCAATTACAAGATGAGCAAATCAATGCTCTCCAATTAATTTTAGAAGAAGCCAAGCGAGAAGTTAGGATAGCCAACATTGCTTATAAACAAGGTAAATTAAGCTTTTGGAAGACTAAGTCTGTCGCGATCGCACTCGTATCGATTTCTTTAACTCTTGGTACGCTATTCGTAATGAAACAATTGAGAGCTAACTCAATTTTTCTGCCTACTCCTACTTTTCCTAAAAGCAAGTAATCAAAACTGCTTGGCAACTTCTATCTATAGTCCAACCAAGCAGCTTTTTATCTTCAGCGATCGCTGTGAATGTGAGTCTAAAACCAAACCAAAGACTCGATTGTGTCGCTATTATGAAATACTCAGTGGCAGCGGCTTGTTGAGATTGAGGATAAATTTGCGGCTGAGGATAATGGCGAAACGCAAAGTATAATTGAGGATCAAGTCTTTACTTCGCCACTATCAGAGCATTGATAATTGCCATATGCGACCAGCACGATAGGTGCATCTATCGCTCCTTGAGTGCGATCGCGTTGCGAGATCGGTGCGCTCAATCTGTTATTATCATTGGTCTGACTCATAGAAAACCTCTGCGGAGGAAAATCAGAATGCTCTAAAGGCTGTGAAAGTCTGGCAACACATCCTCCTGATGAATATGTCTGCGTTAAAGCTTTTATTTTGCACAATACCATTGCCAATTTGTACCAGCCAAACAAAGAGAGTTGTAATTTATTCGCCTTTTTTGCACCATATTGAGGATGGAGACACATCAAAGTAACAGAGCGCCGTACCAAAGTAGATTGTGCTTATTGTATGAAAGAATTGGTTAATATCCACTTTCCAGATGCGGAAATAATTCGCTTGGTAATGGATAACTTAAATACACATACAATAGGTGTATTGTATGAAGTTTTTGCCCCAGCCGCAGCCAGAAGAATTGCCAAAATATTCGAGATTCACCATACACCAAAACATGGGAGTTGGCTCAATATGGTTGAATCTGAATTGTCTGTACTTGTCCGTCAATGTCTTCAACGAAGAATTCCCAATTATGAATTAGCGATCGCTATTATTTATGGTATAAATAATCGAGCTCACCACGAACAGTATCAAGTTGAGCGTTTTACGTTTAATTAGGTTGACTTACTTAACAAAAGCGTCTGAGGAAAGCAATCGCATTCTCAAT
The genomic region above belongs to Calothrix sp. NIES-2098 and contains:
- a CDS encoding transposase translates to MKELVNIHFPDAEIIRLVMDNLNTHTIGVLYEVFAPAAARRIAKIFEIHHTPKHGSWLNMVESELSVLVRQCLQRRIPNYELAIAIIYGINNRAHHEQYQVERFTFN